A single Streptomyces mirabilis DNA region contains:
- a CDS encoding 6-phospho-beta-glucosidase, producing the protein MKLTVVGGGSTYTPELIDGFARLRDTLPVEELVLVDPAADRLELVGGLARRIFAKQEHPGRIVTTSDLDAGVEGADAVLLQLRVGGQAARQQDETWPLECGCIGQETTGAGGLAKALRTVPVVLDIAERVRRTNPDAWIIDFTNPVGIVTRALLQAGHRTVGLCNVAIGFQRKFAGMLGVAPVDVHLDHVGLNHLSWETGVRLGGPEGENVLPKLLAEHGDTIADDLRLPRTLVDRLGVVPSYYLRYFYAHDEVVRELRTKPSRAAEVAAMERELLEMYGDPALDEKPELLAKRGGAYYSEAAVDLAAALLGGGGSPYQVVNTYNKGTLPFLPDDAVIEVQAAVGPHGPTPLPVLPVDPLYAGLMAAVTSYEDLALEAALRGGRDRVFRTLLAHPLIGQYEYADALTDQLIAHNREHLAWA; encoded by the coding sequence ATGAAACTCACCGTGGTCGGCGGAGGGTCGACCTACACGCCCGAACTCATCGACGGCTTCGCCCGGTTGCGGGACACCCTGCCCGTCGAGGAACTGGTCCTCGTCGACCCGGCCGCCGACCGCCTCGAACTGGTGGGCGGCCTGGCGCGGCGCATCTTCGCCAAGCAGGAGCACCCCGGCCGGATCGTCACGACCTCCGACCTGGACGCGGGCGTCGAAGGCGCGGACGCGGTCCTGCTCCAGCTGCGTGTCGGCGGCCAGGCGGCCCGCCAGCAGGACGAGACCTGGCCGCTGGAGTGCGGGTGCATCGGCCAGGAGACGACGGGCGCCGGCGGTCTGGCGAAGGCGCTGCGCACGGTCCCGGTCGTCCTGGACATCGCGGAGCGCGTCCGCCGTACCAACCCCGACGCCTGGATCATCGACTTCACCAACCCGGTCGGGATCGTGACGCGCGCGCTGCTCCAGGCGGGCCACAGGACGGTCGGGCTGTGCAACGTGGCGATCGGCTTCCAGCGGAAGTTCGCCGGAATGCTCGGGGTCGCCCCCGTGGACGTCCATCTGGACCACGTGGGCCTCAACCACCTCAGCTGGGAGACCGGGGTGCGGCTCGGCGGCCCCGAGGGTGAGAACGTCCTGCCGAAACTGCTGGCCGAACACGGCGACACGATCGCCGACGACCTGCGCCTGCCCCGCACCCTCGTGGACCGCCTGGGCGTGGTCCCCTCCTACTACCTGCGCTACTTCTACGCGCACGACGAGGTCGTACGGGAGCTGCGGACGAAACCGTCACGGGCGGCGGAGGTCGCCGCGATGGAGCGGGAGTTGCTGGAGATGTACGGCGATCCGGCGCTCGACGAGAAGCCGGAGCTGCTCGCCAAGCGGGGCGGAGCGTACTACTCCGAGGCGGCCGTCGACCTCGCAGCCGCGCTGCTCGGCGGGGGCGGCAGCCCCTACCAGGTGGTCAACACCTACAACAAGGGCACCTTGCCCTTCCTCCCCGACGACGCCGTGATCGAGGTGCAGGCGGCCGTCGGTCCGCACGGCCCGACACCACTGCCGGTCCTGCCGGTCGACCCCCTGTACGCGGGGCTGATGGCGGCCGTGACGTCCTATGAGGACCTGGCCCTGGAAGCCGCCCTGCGCGGCGGCCGCGACCGGGTCTTCCGGACCCTTCTCGCCCACCCCCTCATCGGCCAGTACGAGTACGCCGACGCCCTCACCGACCAACTGATCGCGCACAACCGGGAGCACCTCGCGTGGGCATGA
- a CDS encoding carbohydrate ABC transporter permease, with the protein MTQVLDKTVELRAPVSPAERTARRKALLEWVAIHALGVAAALFFVLPFVFVFLTSLMSDSQALSRDLIPHTWEWGNYKKVFDTPGFLTWWKNTLLYAGAGTAMTVVSSIPVAYALAKFRFRGRNLSLMLVISMMMLPPQVVIIPMYLFWAKQLDLSGTLWPLIIPMAFGDAFSIFLLRQFLMTIPNEYLDAAKVDGCGDLKTLLKVVLPMAKPGIAAVALFQFFYAWNDYFGPQIYASENPGAWTLSYGLESFKGAHHTDWNLTMAATVLVMAPVILVFFFAQKAFVEGVTLTGVKG; encoded by the coding sequence ATGACACAAGTACTCGACAAGACCGTGGAGTTGCGGGCCCCGGTCTCGCCCGCCGAGCGCACCGCCCGCCGCAAGGCCCTCCTGGAGTGGGTCGCGATCCACGCCCTCGGCGTCGCCGCCGCCCTCTTCTTCGTCCTCCCCTTCGTCTTCGTCTTCCTGACCTCCCTGATGAGCGACTCGCAGGCACTCAGCCGCGATCTGATCCCGCACACCTGGGAGTGGGGCAACTACAAGAAGGTCTTCGACACCCCCGGCTTCCTCACCTGGTGGAAGAACACCCTGCTGTACGCCGGTGCCGGCACCGCCATGACGGTCGTGTCGTCGATCCCCGTCGCGTACGCCCTCGCCAAGTTCCGCTTCCGGGGCCGGAACCTGTCGCTGATGCTGGTCATCTCGATGATGATGCTGCCGCCGCAGGTCGTCATCATCCCGATGTACCTCTTTTGGGCGAAACAGCTGGACCTGTCCGGCACACTGTGGCCGCTGATCATCCCGATGGCCTTCGGCGACGCGTTCTCCATCTTCCTGCTCCGCCAGTTCCTGATGACCATCCCGAACGAGTACCTCGACGCGGCGAAGGTCGACGGCTGCGGGGACCTGAAGACCCTGCTGAAGGTCGTCCTGCCGATGGCGAAGCCGGGGATCGCCGCCGTGGCCCTGTTCCAGTTCTTCTATGCCTGGAACGACTACTTCGGACCGCAGATCTACGCATCCGAGAACCCCGGCGCCTGGACCCTCTCCTACGGCCTGGAGTCGTTCAAGGGCGCGCACCACACCGACTGGAACCTCACCATGGCCGCGACCGTGCTGGTCATGGCCCCCGTGATCCTCGTGTTCTTCTTCGCACAGAAGGCGTTCGTCGAGGGCGTCACGCTCACCGGAGTGAAGGGTTGA
- a CDS encoding carbohydrate ABC transporter permease, with amino-acid sequence MSTVTLASKRRRSALRTLAFMSPWLIGFAVFFAYPLISTVYFSFMHYDGFKPPTWSGTKNWTYVFEHYPLFWPALRNTLWLVLVMVSLRVVFGLGVGLLITKIKTGTGVFRTLFYLPYLAPPVAATMAFAFLLNPGTGPVNSILEKVGIPAPGWFNDPSWSKPALTLLALWGIGDLMVIFMAALLDVPTEQYEAAELDGASAWQRFRYVTLPNISPIVMFAVVTGVIQTMQYYTQPLIAGKVASGVIQGAGTQFEPGYPDKSTLTLPQLVYNLGFQRFDYGSACVVALVLFALSMVFTAFLMRRRGGLIQAGD; translated from the coding sequence ATGAGCACCGTCACACTGGCCTCGAAGCGGCGCCGATCGGCGCTGCGCACCCTCGCCTTCATGTCGCCGTGGCTGATCGGCTTCGCGGTCTTCTTCGCCTATCCGCTGATCTCGACCGTCTATTTCTCGTTCATGCACTACGACGGCTTCAAACCGCCGACGTGGAGCGGGACGAAGAACTGGACCTACGTCTTCGAGCACTACCCGCTGTTCTGGCCCGCGCTGCGCAACACCCTGTGGCTGGTGCTGGTCATGGTCAGCCTGCGGGTCGTCTTCGGACTCGGCGTGGGCCTGCTGATCACGAAGATCAAGACGGGCACGGGCGTCTTCCGCACCCTCTTCTACCTCCCCTACCTCGCCCCTCCCGTCGCCGCGACGATGGCCTTCGCCTTCCTCCTCAACCCCGGCACGGGACCGGTCAACTCGATCCTGGAGAAGGTCGGCATCCCGGCCCCCGGCTGGTTCAACGACCCCAGCTGGTCCAAGCCGGCCCTCACCCTGCTGGCCCTGTGGGGCATCGGCGACCTGATGGTCATCTTCATGGCCGCGCTGCTCGACGTGCCGACGGAGCAGTACGAGGCGGCGGAGCTGGACGGCGCCTCGGCCTGGCAGCGGTTCCGGTACGTCACACTGCCGAACATCTCGCCGATCGTGATGTTCGCCGTGGTCACCGGCGTGATCCAGACCATGCAGTACTACACCCAGCCACTGATCGCCGGGAAGGTCGCCTCGGGCGTCATCCAGGGCGCCGGTACGCAGTTCGAGCCCGGCTACCCCGACAAGTCGACGCTCACCCTGCCGCAGCTCGTCTACAACCTCGGCTTCCAGCGCTTCGACTACGGCTCCGCCTGTGTGGTCGCGCTCGTGCTCTTCGCCCTGTCCATGGTGTTCACCGCGTTCCTGATGCGGCGCCGGGGCGGTCTCATCCAGGCAGGTGACTGA
- a CDS encoding ABC transporter substrate-binding protein, with translation MPGISRKVATALAASASLALLTTACTGQSSSGASDDASKDTTINFWHAWSAPGEIAGVKALVAGFEKAHPNIHVNIVANMTDDKINQALRSGGDKAPDVISSFTTNNVGKFCSSGALVDLNPFFKKAGIDPATTFPKAMNEYTQFDGNRCTVPLLGDAYGLYYNKNAFQKAGISSPPKTWSEFEADAKKLTISKGDSYSQLGFMPNYHGWESTTEHYFGQFSPTYFDSSGKSNLAKDPAFTAGFTLQKKLVDELGGYQKLEKYRSKLGDEWGPKHPFHTGQVAMQLDGEWRLGMAEDAKPNFEIGVAPLPVPDDQADQYGKGYITGTIAGIAATSKKQNAAWELVKYMTTDTDAVVGFANAIHNVPSTLAALKSPKLKYDPRFKTFLDIASNPNSTTTPASINGGTYLVTIQQFGYDYESGKAKDLKAGLQKTAAQIDTDIAQAK, from the coding sequence ATGCCCGGAATATCCAGGAAAGTCGCCACTGCTCTCGCCGCTTCCGCCTCGCTCGCCCTCCTCACCACCGCCTGTACCGGCCAGTCGTCCTCGGGCGCGAGCGACGACGCCTCCAAGGACACGACGATCAACTTCTGGCACGCCTGGAGCGCGCCCGGCGAGATCGCGGGCGTGAAGGCCCTGGTCGCGGGCTTCGAGAAGGCGCACCCCAACATCCACGTCAACATCGTCGCCAACATGACCGACGACAAGATCAACCAGGCCCTGCGCTCCGGCGGCGACAAGGCTCCCGACGTGATCTCCTCGTTCACCACCAACAACGTGGGCAAGTTCTGCTCCTCCGGTGCGCTGGTCGATCTCAACCCCTTCTTCAAGAAGGCGGGAATCGACCCGGCGACGACCTTCCCGAAGGCGATGAACGAGTACACCCAGTTCGACGGCAACCGCTGTACGGTGCCACTGCTCGGTGACGCGTACGGCCTCTACTACAACAAGAACGCATTCCAGAAGGCCGGGATCTCCAGCCCCCCGAAGACCTGGTCCGAATTCGAGGCGGACGCGAAGAAGCTCACCATCTCCAAGGGCGACTCCTACTCCCAGTTGGGCTTCATGCCGAACTACCACGGCTGGGAGTCCACCACCGAGCACTACTTCGGCCAGTTCTCCCCGACGTACTTCGACAGCAGCGGCAAGTCGAACCTCGCCAAGGACCCCGCGTTCACCGCCGGATTCACCCTCCAGAAGAAGCTCGTCGACGAACTCGGCGGCTACCAGAAGCTGGAGAAGTACCGCTCCAAGCTCGGTGACGAATGGGGCCCCAAGCACCCCTTCCACACCGGCCAGGTCGCCATGCAGCTGGACGGCGAATGGCGGCTCGGCATGGCCGAGGACGCCAAGCCGAACTTCGAGATCGGCGTCGCCCCGCTGCCCGTCCCCGACGACCAGGCCGACCAGTACGGCAAGGGCTACATCACCGGCACCATCGCGGGCATCGCGGCCACCAGCAAGAAGCAGAACGCGGCCTGGGAACTGGTCAAATACATGACCACGGACACGGACGCGGTGGTCGGTTTCGCCAACGCCATTCACAATGTGCCCTCCACGCTGGCCGCGCTCAAGTCACCGAAACTGAAGTACGACCCGCGTTTCAAGACGTTCCTGGACATCGCGTCGAACCCGAACTCGACGACAACTCCCGCGTCCATCAACGGCGGTACCTACCTCGTGACGATCCAGCAGTTCGGATACGACTACGAGAGCGGCAAGGCGAAGGATCTGAAGGCGGGTCTGCAGAAGACCGCCGCGCAGATCGACACGGACATCGCGCAGGCGAAGTAG
- a CDS encoding ROK family transcriptional regulator, producing the protein MAGSAGTPGTPRVLRAMNDRAALDLLLAHGPLSRTRIGKLTGLSKPTASQLLARLEAAGLVLATGTSEGRPGPNAQLYAVNPRAAHAAGLDVTPERILAAVADVTGRTVGEYELLTPGRRPAQPVVRQVTDALDGAVKAAGLARGDVQRLVIGTPGAFDPNTGRLRYASHLPGWHSPSLLDELAAALPMPVEYENDVNLVAIAEQRLGAARGHEDFVLLWNEGGLGAALVLGGRLHRGWTGGAGEVGFLPVPGAPLVRQVTKANSGGYQELAGSQAIPKLARELGIQPVPTGPYAEVAASLVEQAARINEGPHLRLLETYATGLATGLASLVSVLDPELVVLSGASLTAGGEPLRVLVQAELEELAASRPRLVVGDVHEHPVLRGALESALAATRDEVFDTSR; encoded by the coding sequence ATGGCAGGATCCGCCGGTACGCCGGGCACCCCGCGCGTCCTGCGCGCCATGAACGACCGCGCCGCCCTCGATCTGCTGCTCGCGCACGGACCGCTCTCGCGGACCAGGATCGGGAAACTGACCGGGCTGTCCAAGCCCACGGCCTCCCAGCTCCTCGCCCGACTGGAGGCCGCCGGACTCGTGCTGGCCACCGGCACGAGCGAGGGGCGGCCGGGCCCCAACGCCCAGTTGTACGCCGTCAATCCGCGGGCCGCCCACGCGGCGGGCCTGGACGTCACGCCCGAGCGCATCCTCGCCGCCGTCGCCGATGTCACCGGCCGCACCGTGGGCGAGTACGAGCTGCTCACCCCGGGCCGGCGCCCCGCGCAGCCCGTCGTACGCCAGGTCACCGACGCCCTCGACGGCGCGGTGAAGGCGGCCGGGCTCGCCAGGGGCGACGTCCAGCGGCTCGTCATCGGGACGCCCGGCGCCTTCGACCCCAACACCGGGCGGCTGCGGTACGCCTCCCACCTGCCCGGCTGGCACTCCCCGAGCCTCCTCGACGAGCTCGCGGCCGCGCTGCCGATGCCCGTCGAGTACGAGAACGACGTCAACCTGGTCGCCATCGCCGAGCAGCGGCTCGGGGCGGCGCGGGGACACGAGGACTTCGTGCTGCTGTGGAACGAGGGCGGCCTCGGCGCCGCCCTCGTCCTCGGCGGCCGACTGCACCGCGGCTGGACCGGCGGCGCGGGCGAGGTCGGCTTCCTGCCCGTGCCCGGCGCACCCCTCGTACGCCAGGTGACCAAGGCCAACAGCGGTGGCTACCAGGAGCTGGCCGGCTCACAGGCCATTCCCAAGCTCGCCCGCGAGCTGGGCATCCAGCCGGTGCCGACCGGGCCCTACGCCGAGGTCGCCGCCTCCCTCGTCGAACAGGCCGCCCGCATCAACGAGGGGCCGCACCTGCGGCTCCTGGAGACGTACGCGACCGGTCTCGCCACCGGTCTCGCCTCACTCGTCTCCGTGCTCGACCCCGAACTCGTCGTGCTCAGCGGCGCCTCGCTCACCGCCGGCGGTGAACCACTGCGCGTCCTGGTGCAGGCCGAGCTGGAGGAGCTGGCCGCCTCCCGACCGCGCCTCGTGGTCGGTGACGTACACGAACACCCCGTGCTGCGCGGCGCGTTGGAGAGCGCGCTGGCGGCCACCCGCGACGAGGTCTTCGACACCTCCCGCTGA
- a CDS encoding CdaR family transcriptional regulator, with translation MLSPSLAQEIAGDTSAVIGFNVLITDAEGMVIGSGDSSRVGTFHEASVEVIRTKEPATHSASQAQQLTGVRPGVTLPLVTNGQAVGTVGITGTPAQVRRFGLLVKRQTEILLRESVMLRSRLLAERAAEKLLADIAAYDPHVVEGEFLLFRGAELGFDLRLRRVAVAFEVTVPDAGARRQGAPTRDMPLVRSELLRTVREVFADPQDVVAGTAPGWIGVLHRLPADRPMASLAADCRRVTDVIAAQDGLAARAGIGEPAATVGGLHDSYQDACEALRLGARLAGTSPVHPIADLRVHQVLAAVSQPARNRLLELTSADLRAQPDWPVLRDTITAWCENGFNLVAASAALHIHRNTVVYRMNKIEQITGRPLREHRTTMALYLACLTDQLGSGTIPAEG, from the coding sequence GTGCTGAGCCCGTCACTCGCGCAGGAAATCGCCGGGGACACCTCCGCGGTCATCGGTTTCAACGTACTGATCACTGATGCGGAGGGCATGGTCATCGGCAGCGGCGACAGCAGCCGGGTCGGCACCTTCCACGAGGCGTCCGTCGAGGTGATCCGCACCAAGGAACCCGCCACCCACAGCGCGTCGCAGGCCCAGCAGCTGACGGGGGTACGCCCCGGGGTCACCCTGCCGCTGGTCACGAACGGACAGGCCGTGGGGACGGTCGGGATCACCGGTACGCCCGCCCAGGTGCGCCGCTTCGGGCTGCTGGTGAAGCGCCAGACGGAGATCCTGCTCCGGGAGTCCGTGATGCTGCGCTCCCGCCTGCTCGCGGAGCGGGCCGCCGAGAAGCTGCTCGCCGACATCGCCGCGTACGACCCCCATGTCGTGGAGGGCGAGTTCCTTCTTTTCCGGGGTGCCGAACTGGGCTTCGACCTGCGACTACGACGGGTCGCGGTGGCGTTCGAGGTGACCGTGCCCGACGCGGGCGCCCGACGCCAGGGCGCGCCCACCCGGGACATGCCGCTGGTCCGTTCGGAGCTGCTGCGCACGGTCCGTGAGGTCTTCGCCGATCCCCAGGACGTCGTCGCCGGCACGGCGCCCGGCTGGATCGGCGTCCTGCACCGACTCCCCGCCGACCGTCCAATGGCCTCCCTGGCCGCCGACTGCCGGCGGGTCACCGACGTCATCGCCGCCCAGGACGGTCTCGCCGCCCGCGCCGGCATCGGCGAACCGGCCGCCACCGTCGGCGGCCTGCACGACTCCTACCAGGACGCCTGCGAAGCGCTCCGCCTGGGCGCCCGGCTGGCGGGCACGTCGCCGGTCCACCCGATCGCCGATCTGAGGGTCCACCAGGTCCTGGCCGCGGTCAGCCAGCCCGCCCGCAACCGCCTGCTGGAGCTCACCTCGGCGGACCTGCGCGCCCAGCCGGACTGGCCGGTGCTCCGCGACACCATCACCGCCTGGTGCGAGAACGGGTTCAACCTGGTGGCGGCGTCCGCGGCCCTGCACATCCACCGCAACACCGTCGTCTACCGGATGAACAAGATCGAGCAGATCACCGGCCGTCCGCTGCGTGAGCACCGGACCACCATGGCCCTGTACCTCGCCTGTCTGACCGATCAGCTGGGCAGTGGCACCATCCCCGCCGAAGGGTGA
- a CDS encoding substrate-binding periplasmic protein, with protein sequence MTRVRPLVSVLSVVLLLSTAAACGSGDDDAPKNVSAKTAALGTLTPGVIKVAVQPYAPYTSVQGGKIVGLDGDILNYAAKKLGLEVKPQVTDFAGMLAGVQSRRVDITIGGVAWSADRQKQGLFTDPPYYSPPAMAVRSGKTYKTVDDLKGLNLGTVEGYVWVKSIQDVPGAKLHAYPDANGVFDDLGAGRVDVGFLDPLIIIAAQKARPELKIDTEYLTPPTAAQVKAKPTYAYFQPYQTGFYLPKKATKLETAISAQIDAMYKNGELAKLVKKYGGDPEQFLKPSADVATARRGVDRPQDWTPPSIAQ encoded by the coding sequence ATGACCCGTGTGCGTCCGCTTGTTTCTGTTCTGTCCGTAGTTCTCCTGCTCTCGACGGCCGCCGCCTGTGGCTCGGGCGACGACGACGCCCCGAAGAACGTGTCCGCGAAGACCGCCGCGCTGGGCACGCTCACGCCCGGCGTCATCAAGGTGGCCGTACAGCCGTACGCGCCCTATACCAGCGTCCAGGGCGGCAAGATCGTCGGCCTTGACGGCGACATCCTCAACTACGCGGCCAAGAAACTGGGACTTGAGGTCAAGCCCCAGGTGACGGACTTCGCCGGCATGCTCGCCGGGGTGCAGTCCCGTCGGGTGGACATCACCATCGGCGGTGTCGCCTGGTCCGCCGACCGGCAGAAACAGGGGCTGTTCACCGACCCGCCCTACTACTCGCCCCCGGCGATGGCCGTCCGGTCCGGGAAGACGTACAAGACGGTCGACGATCTGAAGGGCCTGAACCTGGGCACCGTCGAGGGCTATGTCTGGGTCAAGTCGATCCAGGACGTGCCCGGCGCCAAGCTGCATGCCTACCCCGACGCCAACGGGGTCTTCGACGACCTCGGCGCGGGCCGGGTCGATGTCGGCTTCCTCGACCCCCTGATCATCATCGCGGCGCAGAAGGCCCGGCCGGAGCTGAAGATCGACACGGAGTATCTGACCCCGCCGACCGCCGCACAGGTCAAGGCGAAGCCGACCTACGCGTACTTCCAGCCGTACCAGACCGGCTTCTACCTCCCCAAGAAGGCCACCAAGCTGGAGACGGCGATCTCCGCGCAGATAGACGCCATGTACAAGAACGGCGAGCTGGCGAAGCTCGTCAAGAAGTACGGCGGCGACCCCGAGCAGTTCCTCAAGCCCTCCGCCGATGTCGCCACCGCCCGGCGGGGCGTGGACAGGCCCCAGGACTGGACGCCGCCGTCCATCGCGCAGTGA
- a CDS encoding amino acid ABC transporter permease, protein MSGFFQVPWSAYRPDLLDALWRTVSYTVVSFAGAVLLGLAVALLRLSKAWPARAVAAVYTEVFKNIPLLAIIFLTYFGLASAGVRLDVFTAGCLSLIVFYAAYLSEIFRSAISGVHAGQTEAGEALGLGKAGIFGHIVLPQALRLALPGTNTMLVDLLKSTSLLVTVSAAELMSEGRLITSATFRALEVYLVISAIYFALCYPLSQLLLLLERKVVAGVPLSPRRRRRLRAARALLADDATVDVRVKEAAV, encoded by the coding sequence ATGTCCGGCTTCTTCCAAGTCCCCTGGTCCGCATACCGGCCCGACCTGCTCGACGCGCTCTGGCGCACCGTCTCCTACACGGTCGTGAGCTTCGCAGGCGCGGTGCTGCTCGGTCTGGCCGTGGCGTTGCTGCGGCTGAGCAAGGCATGGCCGGCCCGTGCCGTCGCCGCCGTCTACACCGAGGTGTTCAAGAACATCCCGCTGCTGGCCATCATCTTCCTGACCTACTTCGGCCTGGCCTCGGCAGGTGTCCGGCTGGACGTGTTCACCGCCGGCTGCCTCAGCCTGATCGTCTTCTACGCCGCCTACCTGTCCGAGATCTTCCGCTCCGCGATCAGCGGCGTGCACGCCGGGCAGACGGAAGCGGGCGAGGCGCTAGGCCTGGGCAAGGCGGGCATCTTCGGCCACATCGTCCTGCCGCAAGCCCTCCGGCTGGCACTGCCCGGGACCAACACCATGCTGGTCGACCTGCTGAAGTCCACCTCACTGCTCGTCACCGTCTCCGCCGCCGAGCTGATGTCCGAGGGGCGGCTCATCACCTCGGCCACCTTCCGGGCGCTGGAGGTGTACCTGGTCATCTCGGCCATCTACTTCGCCCTCTGCTACCCGCTCTCCCAGCTCCTTCTGCTGCTGGAGCGGAAGGTGGTGGCGGGCGTCCCCCTGTCCCCCAGGAGACGACGGCGCCTGCGGGCGGCCCGCGCCCTGCTCGCCGACGACGCGACCGTGGACGTACGAGTGAAGGAGGCGGCGGTATGA
- a CDS encoding amino acid ABC transporter ATP-binding protein: protein MTEPVTTAKTTAETTVKTAESSAPDAVVRIEGLSKSFDGRLVLDDVHLEVDRGRIVSVIGQSGGGKTTLMRCVNLLERPDKGTVEVAGEVVHQGGRMVCRDLPRLRRTVGMVFQRFHLFPHLTAVENVVMAQRKAGIPEKEALERAVALLRRVKVAHRALAQPDQLSGGEQQRVAIARALALKPEVLLFDEPTSSLDPEATREVLGVMRELAADGMTMLLVTHELPFAREVSDHVVFVDGGRIVEEGRPENVLDQPAQTRTREFLASYGTAS from the coding sequence ATGACCGAGCCCGTCACCACGGCGAAGACCACCGCTGAGACAACGGTGAAAACCGCCGAGTCATCGGCCCCTGACGCGGTCGTACGGATCGAGGGCCTGAGCAAGTCCTTCGACGGCCGGCTCGTGCTCGACGACGTACACCTGGAGGTCGACCGTGGCCGCATCGTGAGCGTCATCGGGCAGAGCGGCGGCGGCAAGACGACCCTGATGCGCTGCGTCAACCTGCTGGAACGGCCCGACAAGGGCACGGTCGAGGTCGCCGGGGAGGTCGTGCACCAGGGCGGCCGCATGGTCTGCCGCGATCTGCCCCGGCTGCGCCGCACCGTCGGCATGGTCTTCCAGCGGTTCCACCTCTTCCCGCACCTCACGGCCGTGGAGAACGTCGTCATGGCGCAGCGCAAGGCGGGCATCCCCGAAAAGGAGGCGCTGGAGCGGGCCGTGGCCCTGCTGCGCCGGGTCAAGGTCGCTCACCGCGCCCTCGCCCAGCCCGACCAGCTCTCCGGCGGCGAGCAGCAGCGCGTCGCCATCGCGCGGGCCCTCGCCCTCAAACCCGAGGTCCTGCTCTTCGACGAACCCACGTCCTCCCTGGACCCGGAGGCCACCCGAGAGGTACTCGGCGTGATGCGGGAACTCGCCGCGGACGGAATGACGATGCTGCTGGTCACTCACGAACTGCCCTTCGCCCGCGAGGTGTCCGACCATGTCGTCTTCGTCGACGGCGGCCGGATCGTGGAGGAGGGCAGGCCCGAGAACGTCCTCGACCAACCCGCTCAGACCCGCACCCGGGAGTTCCTCGCCTCGTACGGAACCGCGTCATGA
- a CDS encoding NAD(P)/FAD-dependent oxidoreductase — MTSAFGTAGPVGDAPVVVVGGGVVGLCTAYYLAAAGVPVVVVERRGLGSGVSRGNAGWVCLSHSTPVPAPGAVRYALRSLGRPDSPLYLRPLPDPAFVRWLWRFWRSSTPAAFRRGYTAIAELNHSTFDLFDGLREAGVDTTLTRPGMVHAFLSETEARHHLAVQREMADGRYPMPDDVTTGPEARLLDDALSPGVRAAYLVEGEGVVDPEAFARALGEALAAQGVKVHENAEATGFRTAGGRVAALRTAQGEIPCSAVVIAAGMRSPDLLRSLGSPLPLQAGKGYSFSVDLDPAPRHTLYFGERRAVASPIGGTTRIGGTMELSGNNNRLDWRRIVAVALASRHYLGRWFDDPDDLVSLIRDPWVGGRPFLPDGLPVIDRVPGHDNAFAATGHGMLGVTLGPVTGHELAEYIRTGDRPRALAPFGFDRLSR; from the coding sequence ATGACCAGTGCGTTCGGTACGGCGGGGCCGGTCGGTGACGCCCCGGTCGTGGTCGTCGGCGGCGGTGTGGTGGGCCTGTGCACGGCGTACTACCTGGCCGCGGCCGGTGTCCCGGTGGTGGTCGTCGAGCGGCGCGGCCTGGGCTCCGGGGTGTCCCGGGGCAACGCGGGCTGGGTCTGCCTCAGCCATTCGACACCGGTCCCGGCACCAGGGGCGGTGCGCTACGCCCTGCGCTCGCTGGGCCGGCCGGACTCGCCCCTCTATCTACGTCCCCTCCCCGACCCGGCGTTCGTACGGTGGCTGTGGCGGTTCTGGCGCAGCAGCACGCCGGCCGCGTTCCGGCGCGGCTACACGGCGATCGCCGAGCTGAACCACAGCACCTTCGACCTCTTCGACGGCCTGCGAGAGGCCGGGGTCGACACGACGCTGACCCGGCCCGGCATGGTGCACGCCTTCCTGTCGGAGACCGAGGCCCGGCACCACCTCGCGGTCCAGCGGGAGATGGCGGACGGCCGCTATCCGATGCCCGACGACGTCACCACGGGTCCCGAGGCGCGTCTGCTGGACGACGCGCTGTCGCCCGGGGTGCGCGCGGCCTACCTCGTCGAGGGTGAGGGCGTGGTCGACCCGGAAGCGTTCGCCCGCGCGCTCGGGGAGGCACTGGCGGCCCAGGGCGTGAAGGTCCACGAGAACGCGGAGGCCACCGGATTCCGGACGGCCGGCGGACGGGTCGCCGCACTGCGCACCGCCCAGGGCGAGATCCCCTGCTCGGCCGTCGTGATCGCGGCCGGCATGCGCTCCCCGGACCTGCTGCGCTCCCTTGGCAGTCCGCTGCCCCTCCAGGCGGGCAAGGGGTACAGCTTCTCGGTCGACCTGGACCCGGCGCCCCGGCACACCCTCTACTTCGGCGAACGCAGGGCCGTCGCCTCCCCCATCGGCGGCACCACGCGGATCGGCGGCACGATGGAACTGAGCGGCAACAACAACCGCCTCGACTGGCGCCGGATCGTCGCCGTCGCCCTCGCGAGCCGGCACTATTTGGGCCGCTGGTTCGACGACCCGGACGACCTGGTGAGCCTGATCCGCGACCCCTGGGTCGGCGGGCGCCCGTTCCTCCCCGACGGACTCCCGGTGATCGACCGCGTCCCGGGCCACGACAACGCCTTCGCGGCCACCGGCCACGGCATGCTCGGCGTCACCCTGGGCCCGGTCACCGGGCACGAACTCGCCGAGTACATCCGCACCGGTGACCGTCCCCGGGCCCTCGCTCCGTTCGGGTTCGACCGGCTGAGCCGCTGA